The following are encoded in a window of Panicum virgatum strain AP13 chromosome 5N, P.virgatum_v5, whole genome shotgun sequence genomic DNA:
- the LOC120676400 gene encoding probable LRR receptor-like serine/threonine-protein kinase At1g06840 has product MGNLRVGGILHALSLLLLYTGCVDVARGQTTDPTEVNALKAIKGSLIDPSNKLKNWGRGDPCTSRWAGISCDKIPSDSYLHVTEIQLFKMNLSGTLAPEVGLLSQLKTLDFMWNNLTGNIPSEVGKITTLKLITLNGNQLSGSLPDEIGYLVNLNRLQIDENSISGPIPKSFANLINIKHLHMNNNSLSGQIPSELSRLPSLLHLLVDNNNLSGPLPPKLAETQSLEILQADNNNFSGSSIPAEYSNIRTLLKLSLRNCSLQGAVPNMSGAPKFGYLDLSWNQLEGSIPTNRLASNITTIDLSHNFLNGTVPPNFSGLPNLQFLSVNGNLLKGSVPPAIWSNITFTENRTLIVDFQNNSLDSIPALYEPPEAVTVLLYGNPVCTTSNAARAANLCQPRSVIEAPSGEGRQINNLCTPCSKDYEYNPASPIPCLCAAPLGVGFRLKSPGISDFRPYKEAFETDLTSLLQLRVYQLDIERYMWETGPRLNTHLKLFPDNTNLFNKTEVERLREVLAGWQITLLDVFGPYELLNFTLGSYEDEFPTVVRSGLKRSALAGILVGTIVAAIALSVVSTVFIMKRRRKRRTVSRRSLLSRFSVKVDGVKCFTFEEMAAATGDFNISAQVGQGGYGKVYKGNLADGTAVAIKRAHEDSLQGSKEFCTEIELLSRLHHRNLVSLVGYCDEEDEQMLVYEFMPNGTLRDHLSAKTERYLSFGQRVHIALGAAKGILYLHTEANPPIFHRDVKASNILLDSKFVAKVADFGLSRLAPVPDIEGTLPAHISTVVKGTPGYLDPEYFMTHKLTERSDVYSLGVVFLELLTGMKPIQHGKNIVREVNLAYQSGDISRIIDSRMPSYPPECVTRFLSLAIKCCRDETEARPYMADIVRELETIRSMLPEGEDVLSETSGSGLLTKTVSSSTSTGPLYVSSHISGSSQVDSGIPSGTVAPR; this is encoded by the exons ATGGGCAACCTTAGAGTTGGAGGCATCCTGCATGCATTGAGCCTTCTTCTTCTGTACACTGGCTGCGTGGATGTTGCAAGGGGACAGACAACTGACCCTACTGAAG TTAACGCTCTCAAGGCAATTAAAGGAAGTTTGATTGATCCTTCTAATAAACTTAAGAATTGGGGCCGTGGGGATCCATGCACATCCCGTTGGGCAGGAATCTCCTGTGACAAGATACCTAGTGATTCATATCTTCATGTAACAGAAAT ACAATTGTTTAAGATGAATCTTTCCGGAACTTTGGCACCAGAGGTCGGCCTTCTGTCCCAGCTGAAAACATT GGACTTCATGTGGAACAATTTAACTGGTAACATCCCCAGTGAAGTTGGAAAAATCACAACGCTGAAGCTCAT AACTTTGAATGGTAATCAGCTATCTGGTTCTTTACCTGATGAGATTGGCTATCTGGTGAACTTAAACAGATTACAAATTGATGAGAACAGCATATCGGGCCCCATACCCAAATCATTTGCTAACTTGATAAACATAAAACATCT TCACATGAACAATAACTCACTAAGTGGGCAAATCCCATCTGAGCTGTCCAGATTGCCTTCACTCCTTCATCT CCTTGTTGACAACAACAATTTATCTGGGCCTCTTCCCCCAAAATTAGCGGAAACACAGAGTTTGGAGATACT TCAGGCTGATAACAACAACTTCAGTGGAAGCTCTATCCCTGCTGAATACAGCAACATACGAACACTACTAAAGCT GAGTCTTAGGAACTGCAGTTTGCAAGGAGCTGTTCCAAATATGAGTGGTGCACCTAAATTTGGCTACTT GGATCTTAGCTGGAATCAATTGGAAGGATCTATACCAACTAATAGGCTTGCTTCAAATATCACTACAAT TGATTTGTCACATAACTTTCTTAATGGAACTGTTCCACCAAACTTCTCAGGGCTACCTAATCTTCAGTTCTT GTCAGTCAATGGGAACCTCCTAAAGGGTTCTGTTCCACCGGCAATTTGGAGCAACATTACTTTTACGGAAAATAGAACCCTTATTGT GGATTTCCAAAATAACTCCCTTGACTCTATTCCAGCTCTATATGAGCCCCCAGAAGCTGTCACTGTTCT ACTTTATGGAAACCCTGTATGCACGACATCTAATGCAGCCCGAGCAGCTAATCTTTGCCAACCTAGATCTGTAATTGAAGCACCATCTGGAGAGGGAAGGCAAATTAACAATTTGTGTACTCCTTGCTCAAAGGATTATGAATACAATCCAGCATCCCCAATACCTTGCTTATGTGCTGCGCCTCTGGGAGTTGGATTTCGACTGAAGAGTCCAGGCATATCAGACTTCCGTCCCTATAAAGAAGCTTTCGAGACCGACTTAACCTCTCTGCTACAATTACGTGTTTATCAGCTGGACATCGAACGATACATGTGGGAGACAGGCCCAAGGCTTAACACACATTTAAAATTATTCCCAGATAATACAAATTTATTCAATAAGACTGAGGTGGAGCGGCTCAGGGAAGTACTTGCTGGATGGCAGATCACTCTATTAGATGTTTTTGGTCCATACGAGCTTCTCAATTTCACACTTGGTTCCTATGAGGATG AATTTCCTACTGTGGTGCGATCAGGTTTAAAACGGAGTGCACTAGCTGGCATTTTGGTAGGGACAATTGTTGCTGCCATTGCACTATCTGTGGTTTCTACAGTCTTTATAATGAAAAGGCGTAGAAAACGCCGAACGGTTTCAAGGCGATCAC TACTTTCAAGGTTTTCTGTCAAGGTTGATGGAGTAAAATGCTTCACATTTGAAGAAATGGCTGCAGCAACAGGCGATTTTAATATTTCAGCTCAAGTTGGTCAGGGAGGTTATGGAAAAGTTTATAAAGGAAATTTAGCTGATGGAACAGCGGTGGCGATCAAGCGTGCACATGAAGATTCTCTGCAAGGTTCAAAGGAGTTCTGTACAGAAATAGAATTGCTGTCAAGATTACATCATCGTAATTTGGTTTCTCTTGTTGGCTATTGTGATGAAGAAGACGAGCAG ATGTTGGTGTATGAGTTCATGCCCAATGGTACCTTACGTGATCATCTTTCTG CTAAGACTGAAAGATATCTGAGCTTTGGTCAGAGGGTGCATATTGCGCTTGGTGCTGCTAAAGGAATTCTATATCTACATACTGAGGCAAATCCTCCTATATTTCACCGGGATGTCAAGGCCAGCAACATTCTTCTGGACTCCAAGTTTGTAGCGAAGGTGGCTGACTTTGGTCTTTCAAGGCTTGCTCCTGTGCCTGATATTGAAGGGACTTTGCCAGCTCATATCTCAACTGTTGTTAAGGGTACCCCA GGCTATCTCGACCCAGAATATTTCATGACTCATAAACTGACAGAAAGAAGTGATGTGTATAGCCTTGGTGTTGTGTTTCTCGAACTATTGACTGGAATGAAGCCGATCCAGCATGGTAAAAACATTGTTAGAGAG GTAAACTTGGCTTACCAATCAGGCGATATCTCCAGGATCATCGACAGCCGAATGCCCTCGTACCCTCCGGAATGCGTGACGAGGTTCCTCTCCCTGGCAATTAAGTGCTGCCGGGACGAGACCGAGGCGAGGCCCTACATGGCCGACATCGTCAGAGAGCTCGAGACCATCCGGAGCATGCTGCCCGAGGGAGAGGACGTCCTGTCCGAGACCTCAGGATCAGGCTTGCTGACGAAGACCGTGTCATCGTCGACCAGCACGGGGCCACTGTACGTGTCCTCGCATATATCTGGCAGCAGCCAGGTGGACAGTGGCATCCCCTCCGGGACGGTGGCCCCACGGTAG
- the LOC120676402 gene encoding WUSCHEL-related homeobox 8-like gives MEWGDRAKAAAAADERAGGGEGLGGYVKVMTDEQMEVLRKQISIYATICEQLVEMHRTLTEHQDSIAGMRFSNLYCDPLIIPGGHKITARQRWQPTPMQLQILENIFDQGNGTPSKQKIKEITAELSHHGQISETNVYNWFQNRRARSKRKQAAALPNNNTESEAEVDEEALTDKKPKSDRLLHENKAMSVHTERISGMHHFDADHDQIGGMMYGSSENSMRSSGNSGHMSFYENIMSNPRIDHFPGKVESSRSFSHLQHGEGFDMFG, from the exons ATGGAGTGGGGGGACAGGGCCAAGGCTGCCGCGGCAGCGGACGAGAGGGCCGGAGGTGGGGAAGGGCTCGGGGGGTACGTCAAGGTGATGACCGACGAGCAGAtggaggtgctccgcaagcAGATCTCCATCTACGCCACCATCTGCGAGCAGCTCGTCGAGATGCACCGCACCCTCACCGAGCACCAGGACTCCATTGCAG GAATGAGGTTCAGTAATCTGTACTGTGATCCTTTAATTATTCCTGGAGGTCACAAGATCACAGCAAGGCAACGATGGCAACCAACACCGATGCAGCTGCAGATCCTTGAGAACATATTTGACCAAGGCAATGGAACACCAAGCAAGCAAAAGATAAAGGAGATAACAGCAGAGCTCTCACACCATGGCCAGATCTCTGAGACAAATGTCTATAACTGGTTTCAGAACAGACGGGCACGGTCGAAGCGGAAGCAGGCTGCTGCTTTACCTAATAATAACACAGAATCTGAAGCTGAAGTGGATGAGGAGGCCCTAACCGACAAGAAGCCGAAGTCAGATAGGCTGCTCCATGAGAACAAAGCTATGAGTGTTCACACTGAGAGGATCTCAGGGATGCACCACTTTGATGCAGATCATGATCAAATCGGTGGCATGATGTACGGATCCAGTGAAAACAGCATGAGATCGTCTGGCAATTCTGGCCACATGTCCTTCTATGAGAACATCATGTCGAATCCAA GAATCGACCATTTCCCGGGGAAGGTGGAGAGCTCCCGGAGCTTCTCACATCTCCAGCATGGGGAAGGCTTTGACATGTTTGGATGA
- the LOC120673444 gene encoding uncharacterized serine-rich protein C215.13-like, translating into MEDLLDTEIRKNDYDWLLTPPGTPRVPALDAAEKDPSSTVTKRTVTRSSSTSRASKLSSSEPENGHSTFSTRPSRSNSVSRRAVQSTLMSSNNRSSILNANISSVSSRPTTPSKRTATITASKPYVPSSRPVPTRSSTPVKARPSTTKTRPSTPAKNHPSVSSSRTNSTAPKTTSAQSSRSSTPTSRSRILSTSSSNTSGAVSRPSSSSGKIPSITRTSSSSTVSSVSRSSSRSSTPTRQPTMRSSTPSVGCSPSGGRISGSNNLTSNGRVLASSGWSSAPSSAPSSRPSSPNTRLRAPVRPLDIPDFPSETPPNLRTKLPERPLSAGRVRPGMSLGVRSTPNAEPVPTAPVKKMSVPAISRSKFSDIESKTSPTNGHQSRQSERSFLEGQTTRTSRSVTAADNGFGRTISRKSLDMAIRHMDIRQNLGGIRGASLFPHSIRSTTTKGRPARASDPGHSITNGDRYITDNGSSNGHFSGDSSSALSHNGGSSIGSPDRESTGTKEVLSELDIYANSRYEAMLLKEDTKNTSWLHSVDDKSDQSPVFDHRFEPLPEPFGPL; encoded by the exons ATGGAGGACCTGCTGGACACGGAAATCCGGAAGAACGACTACGACTG GCTTCTGACACCCCCTGGAACCCCTCGTGTGCCTGCATTAGATGCTGCTGAGAAAGACCCATCCTCAACTGTGACTAAACGCACTGTTACCAGATCATCCTCGACGAGTAGAGCTTCGAAG CTTTCCTCTTCTGAACCAGAGAATGGGCACTCAACATTTTCCACTAGACCATCACGAAGTAATTCTGTCTCCCGCCGGGCAGTTCAATCTACTCTTATGTCTAGCAACAACAGATCATCAATCCTCAACGCAAACATTTCCTCTGTCAGTTCAAGACCTACAACCCCGAGCAAGCGGACTGCCACTATTACTGCATCAAAGCCATATGTTCCATCTTCACGTCCAGTGCCAACACGGTCCTCTACACCTGTCAAGGCCCGTCCGTCTACAACTAAAACTCGTCCATCTACTCCTGCAAAAAATCATCCTTCTGTATCTAGCTCTAGGACCAACTCTACTGCTCCCAAGACCACATCAGCGCAaagctcaagatcatcaacTCCAACGTCTCGGTCTCGAATCTTGTCTACTTCATCTTCAAACACAAGTGGTGCAGTGAGTCGTCCCAGCTCGTCCTCTGGTAAAATTCCTTCAATAACTCGTACCAGTTCTTCAAGTACAGTTTCTTCAGTGAGCCGTTCTAGCTCTCGGTCATCCACACCCACTCGTCAGCCTACCATGCGTTCATCAACACCATCTGTTGGTTGCTCACCTTCTGGTGGGCGGATTTCTGGCAGCAATAACTTGACATCTAATGGCAGAGTCTTAGCCAGTAGTGGTTGGAGTTCAGCACCTTCGTCAGCACCATCATCCCGTCCAAGTTCCCCAAATACACGGCTACGAGCTCCGGTTCGCCCACTAGATATTCCAGATTTCCCAAGTGAAACTCCACCAAACTTAAGGACTAAACTGCCAGAAAGACCACTCTCTGCTGGTAGAGTACGACCAGGTATGTCTTTGGGGGTCAGGTCAACACCGAATGCTGAACCAGTTCCCACAGCTCCCGTAAAAAAGATGTCTGTGCCTGCTATCTCTCGAAGTAAGTTCTCTGATATAGAATCAAAGACATCTCCTACGAATGGACACCAAAGTAGGCAGAGCGAAAGATCTTTCTTGGAAGGTCAAACGACTAGAACCTCGCGGTCTGTCACAGCAGCAGACAATGGATTTGGTAGGACTATATCAAGGAAGTCACTTGACATGGCTATCAGGCACATG GACATTCGACAAAATTTGGGTGGCATCCGTGGTGCCTCTCTTTTTCCTCATAGCATTCGCTCTACTACTACCAAGGGCCGACCAGCTCGAGCATCAGACCCAGGCCATTCCATCACTAATGGTGACCGATATATCACTGATAATGGCAGCAGCAATGGGCACTTCTCTGGAGATTCTAGCAGTGCTCTTTCGCACAATGGTGGGAGCTCAATTGGTTCCCCTGACAGGGAAAGCACTGGAACAAAAGAGGTTTTGAGTGAACTGGATATATACGCCAATTCACGATATGAGGCGATGTTGCTGAAGGAGGACACCAAGAACACGAGTTGGTTGCACAGTGTGGACGACAAGTCTGACCAGAGCCCAGTGTTTGATCACAGGTTCGAGCCGCTTCCTGAGCCATTCGGTCCGCTATGA